TGACTATCCTGTAAAAGTCCAGGAGGACGATCAGAAGGATAGTAAGAAAGAACCCACCACAGATTCTGAGAAACTCCCCACATCGTACGATCCAAGACAGAGAGATCCGAGGTTTGCTGGAGCTGAAAAGTCATCACTATGGGAATTAAACACCTTTGTGGACCATTTCCACCCTACGGTGCGTTTGTATGCACGATCACTTCTGGATGGAAGTGATGAGAAGGTCACTAAGCCTGATCTAGGACTTTATACTTTATCTCATTTCTTGGACAAGTTCGTGTACAAGACTGCCAAAAAGAATAGTGCAACCCCAAGCGGCTCCATTATGCAATCACTGAACACTCCAAGTACCGGCCATGTCCTGGTTCATTCTGCGAATGTTTCCAGTTCCATTGATCCTAGTAACACTGAGGAGTGGTTGAGCAGAAAAGTCAGCGAGATCAATCCCGAAGACATCTTTTTCCACCAATACTTCAcgatcaaaaagaaaagaacagGATCCCTAGTCAataagaagaaaaagaagaagcatACCGATGACAGCGATGAAGAGGCTGCTAGTGACAGTGACAGCGATATAGACAGTGCCGTAGAAGGAGAAATTTCCGAAGGCGATGCCAGTGActttgatgaggatgaggTGTGGTCTGCATTGGTTCAAAGTAATCCGGAAGTTGAAGCTCTGAACAACGACTTAGACAACATGAGCGACTTTGACCCTGCGGACTTTGATTACTCAGATAGtgacgaggaagaaaagaaaaaggacGATAATGTTCCAGTTCAGATACCATCCCATTTGGCTGCTATAGCTGCCCAAGAACCCTACCCTGAGGACAGTGACAACGATAATGACAATAAATTCTcatctgatgaagaggcCAAGATCTTTGGACCAGACTCTGAAGACGAATTGAGcagtgaagatgaaaaacctaagaagaagagagcCAGAACCGACACGTCGGATGATGTTTCTAAAAAGTCCAAGAGCCTTAAGGGTTTACCGATGTTCGCCTCGATAGAAGACTACGCTGATCTCTTGGAGGATGATGGCGAGGACGAAGAGTGATGGCCTAGAACATTTTCATAGCATTATCTATCTAATTTCAATCAATGTAAGAAGGTATCTTTTAACCTGGCTATTTTTTTATATTACCGTCTCTTTCCGTCCTTTCGGTTAACCATGGATTGGTGTGGCATTTTTGAAGTGCCACAAGTGCGGATATATTCGGTTATTCGGAGTCTGCCACAATATTTTCGCACACTTTTTCCCACAAGCAGTCGCCATACTCCTTCCTGAATAACCGAAAATTTACAAGGAAATTTCTGGCACGAAAAATTCCCTTTTATAGAGGGAACCTACCCACCGGCGTTCCCGAAAGGGATCAGGGCTCCTTCCAACGATCCCATTTCAAATATCGTAGATTTGTGGACCAGTCTTATCTCGGAAAACGATAACCATTGCAGACTACAAAAGACACAACACTGTTGAATATTCTAGTGTAGATTCCCTTGCTCGGTGTGTAGGCATATTTTCCTATAAGTACAGTCTCATGTTACCTAAAATCTCTCTAAACAACTTGTAGAAGCAACCATAATGGCCCCAGTTCCAGATATAGCATACCATACTTTGAACGACCTGGATCATTCATGGTCCATGGCACCAAGTGCCTCAACCATTCCAATGGGTGAATACATTTTCAGAAGAATCCAATCATTAGGCGTATCCAGTGTGTTTGGGGTTCCCGGAGATTTCAATCTGAACCTATTGGAGCATCTCTACTCAGTGGAAGGCATGTCGTGGGTAGGTTGTGCCAACGAACTAAACTCTGCCTATGCTGCAGACGGTTACTCTAGAGCTTCAAATAAAATGGGATGTGTGATAACAACTTTTGGTGTTGGAGAGTTGAGTGCAATCAATGGAATATCAGGTGCTTTCTCAGAGTACGTGCCTATTCTTCATATTGTTGGAACAACTCCTCTCTCTGCCAAGATTGCTGAAAACAATCATACCCATCATTTGGTCCCAAAGTTGTCTGTCTTTGAGCCGTCAGACCATTTCACGTACGAAAAAATGGTAGCACCTGTTTCTTGTCATCAGGAAACTGTTGTAAATGCTAGTGATGCACCAGGACAGATTGACACATTGATAAGACAGATCTTGAAGTACAAAAGGCCAGGATATCTGTTTTTACCTTCTGATTTGGCCGATATCAATGTAGATGGGGATTTTTTAATTCAAAGAACTACTCAACAATTCTATCAATCCGTCGACACAAATCAATCTCTAACAAGAGAGGTTGCAACCAAGGTACTGGATAAGATATacaattgttcaaatcCTGCCGTGCTGGGAGATATACTTTGCGATCGTTTCCAAGTAACTGAACATGTTAGAGCATTTGTCAAAAATGCATGTATCAAGAGTTTTTCCACTTTCATGGGTAAATCAGTCCTGGATGAGAGTGACTCAAGATATATCGGAACCTACAATGGCGTGGAGTCAAATAACGAGGTGATTGGATACTTCCAGGCTTCTGATCTCATATTGCATATTGGAAACTACTACAATGAAATCAACTCTGGACATGACACTTTGTACAACAACATCGACGAAGAGCAATTGATCCTTATGCATCCAGAGTACATCAAAATTGGAACTGAGTTGTTCAGGAACGTCAACTTCGTGCACGTCCTAGACGTAATGCTTCAAATGATGGATGTGTCTCAAATCCCCCGAGGCATTAGCCCCActttatcaaagaaagagattaACCACATCGAACACATTTCAGCTTCCACTCCAATTTCTCAAACACACCTTCTGCATAAATTGCAAGACTTCATTaaggaagatgattttgTTGTAGTGGAAACAGGATCTATTATGTTCGGACTTCCGGATTTAGTCCTTCCAAAGGGTGCCCGTTTGTTTGGACAGCATTTCTACTTGTCCATTGGCTACGCTTTACCTGCTGCCCTAGGAGTAGGAGTTGCTATGAAAGATGGAAACAGTAAGGGAAGACTCATCCTTTTAGAGGGAGACGGATCCGCCCAAATGACTATTCAAGAATTCGGAAACTATGTCTACCAGCAAATCACTCCTATCATTTTTCTCTTAAACAACAGCGGATACACGGTGGAAAGAATAATTAAGGGGCCTCAAAGGGAATATAATGATATTTTGCCAAACTGGAATTGGACCGAAATTTTTAAGACATTTGGAGACAGATATGAATCTAAAAgtgaaacaaaaaagaTCCAAACTGTCGAGGAGTTGGACCAAGTTATGCTGTACACCAATAATAACAATTCCAAGCTGAAGCTTTTTGAAGTAATACTTGATCAAATGGATGTTCCTTGGAGATTTAGTTATATGACTGCTGCCAGCAAGAACAAAGCCAAAATCGTAggttaaaaaaaaaaaaaaaagaatacgAAGTATGACACTTGAAGTAGTAAGTAGTGGTGTAAGAGCTAAGCAATTAAAATAGACATTTATCACTCataatgaaaatgaaagtaGTCTCGTAGTCCACTTTTTATGAATCCATTAGAATGGTTGATAAACCACTCGGTGAAAAACGTCCTCTTATCAaacaaaattttcaaataattctcaaattcttcttgtaGGGGGTACTGTATTTCATCCTGACCTCCTGTGATGTTGGACTCCTCTGGAACCAAAAACAGTACTATCATAAGGGTACTTTCCAGTGTGTCAAACACGTATTTGTCATTCTTCTGTTTGTTCAAGTCCAAGATCTTATCCGTTTTCAAACAGTGATACAATAAGGGATCAAAGCTATCGACTGAGTTTATGTACCCGTTTAACATTTTGTAGATCTGGTATAGTTGCTTCTGACCCTTCATAAAGGATAGTGAATGAACgtctttgaacttttcattggCAACAAAAAAACAGTTTTGTAGGATATACTCAATATCGAAGAGATAAGTCTGTTCCTTCACGCCAACGAGATAGTTTGACAACTTTGTCTTAATTATACCATCCATTGAATTAGCCTTCAAATAATCTTCATacaaaaacaaatttcTGGATGAACCcttattcaaagaactgTAATATGAAAGGAGATTTGATTTGTTGAATGAATTAGTGTCCAATGGGTAGGTTACACTAAAGAACTGGTTGCCATAGTCTACCCCCAATACAAATGGCTGTACAATCTTGTTTCGTTGCATGTACTTATTAATTTCGGAGATTACCAAATTTTTATTGTTGAAGGAAGATTCTCCACTGTCATCCAATTTCAATTGAATGTAATCGGTGAACTCTCTAACTTTCTTGCTATTGGATATCATTTCATGGGATTTAAAACATCGATTGATTAGGTGATCTAAATACTTGAAAATGGTATCACAAATAACGCTGTCTCTTTCATTATTTTTCAGTAAATCCTCAATTGACTTTAAAAGCGAGCTGTCTATTTGCGACAGGCTTGAGTCaaacaatgaaatttcGTCCAATGAGGTGTCTTCGTATTGAAACCCAAAGGCAATAAAACTTGAACTACTACCAACACTTGTATGCTTATTGAAATCAAACTGAGTTTCTGcaatagaagaagagaatagAGCATCattatttttgaaagtGGGAAGTAGAAACTTGtaattttcttcaaattgttggGAAGAGTTGGCATATATTTCGTATAAGGAGTCGGCATCCGGTCTTTTTTTgactgaagaaactgaGGGAGAAGGCGTCGAGTTTCCACTGGTTTGACTACTATGCCTGGTTCTAAATGGACTTGAAGAGGAGTTGCTAATATTGCTGGTTTGCcttctgaaaaaattattaGGATTTGTCTTaagattcaaaaactttttaTGACTGTTGCTTCGTCTTGAAAGAACTTGACTGTTGCTGGTAAAAGAGTcgaaattcaaaagaattgatttGTCATCCAAATTGATGAATAAATCCCAAATGGGTTTCGACTGAAAGATAATATTGGCTGTTCCTGCCACATAGAATGgcattttttcaagtatctCTAGTTGTGAAAGGTCAACGTAAGGGTAGAGATGATCAGTTGTGCAAGGTGAATCCGTGGACATGAAATTCTCCACTATAATAAAGTATGCCATGATGAACTCCAACAGCTCATTGCATGACCTGCTATAGGAGTAAACGATTATTCTCTTGCGCTGCAAGAGGGCGTTGATCAAAGCAATTATAAATGGAGTATTGTGGACACCATAAGGGAGAACAGATTTAAAGGCCGTATTGTCTATTGAGTCTTTTTCCTTGTTTGTAATGAATGCTTTATTGTCCTGGTAGAATTGAATTTTAAGAGATTTTGAGTctaaaagaaaagttcttATTATTGATTCCTGTTCCAAATTTAACCCAAAAAATGtgaatcttgaagataatAATGATAGTAAAGGAATTTGAATTGGAAAATGAGTACCAACAGATGGAATTAGAACGTTTGCTTTGAAACATTTTGACTGTGGAGAGAATTCTAAGTAGTCTTTGAACATTAGCATACCCCTAATGATTTCAGTTTCATCCTCATCCAGAATGTTGGGGTTTAAAATTTTAGCTAGgaaagattcttcttcagacTCATTGTTAAGTTCTTGCCTCTCTATTAGTGTCTTTAAcagatctttttgaatggTTGGTATATTCTGAAAATATAAATCCAACTGTCTCAACGGAATCTCGTTtaaagtttgaaaaacagCCGACAATTGAGAGAAGTCATTATCTTTCATATAAAGATGTAGTAGAACAATCAGTAAATTCTTATATGCATACCAAAATGACAACGAAGTCACAATAGACAGGCAATTGGCTGTCCCATTTCTATAAGAGTCGTCCGATTTGAAGTAACTTATTGACAAAATCACGCTTGGTAAACTATGGGGTTTAGGATCATATGATAAAATggcattttcaaattcaacatCACTGTATGTGCTGTAAATAGGAAAGACAGTGATACTTTCTCTGTTCATTGAATGCTGAAGTTGAGACGGCATCAGTACATTTGAAATGTCTTGCAACTGTGAAGATAGGAGCCATGAATCATCTTCACAGGGGTGCTGGTTCGTAATAACAATACCCTTGCTCTTATCAAATTCGGCCGTCAAGATGTACGCTAAACTATCCAATTCACCCATGACGCATCTATAACAGATCAGATCCAGATAGTAAACTGCACGATTTGGGGAAGAATTGAGACGATTTCGATATCTGATGGTACACTACCACTAAGTACCTGTTCGCGGCCTGGAAAAATGCTTCTTGCCAGCCACTCACGTCGAAATTGAAATTCCCGACACCACACATCTACGAAGAAAACATCCAACTGTTCGAATTCAAtaaaaaggaaaatggCCTCTCTAGATAAATCCTTGGATGAAATCATCTCCTCCAACAAAAAACCTGTGGTGCGTTCAAAGAAAGCCCCAGCTCCGAAGGCTTCTAAAGTCGCCAAAGTGAGCAAGAAACAAGTGGCAAGAAACAATATCCCTAAGGCATCAGTTCCCAAGACGCCTGGCAGTTCTGATTACATTGATCCCTCTTATGCCACCAAGGTTATTGTTTACAACTTGCCACATGACATCAAACAGAATGCTGTAAAAGTATGTTGAAGTTATATTAGTTAAGATTTGCATCGTGACAACTCAAATGACATGATAAAAGATGGGAATGCAGGCAAGGGTAAGAAAAACTACTGAAATGCTGGTCATTCAAGTATGCTTTTTTTAAGTGAAGGGATGTGCGTTAGTTGAAGGCTTGACGTGTCGGTGAGGTTTCGTGACCAGGTCTATTATTGATGACTGGTTTCTCTGTTTGATCAAACACACCCTATGAATATCTAAGCTCGAAGGGTAAACTTGTGAGCAATTCTGCTGAGATTTAGTTCCGGGGCAAGATTTGTCTTTTAAACACTCTTGGTTCAAGGGCGATCAATAACTATGCAACACGGGAGTTACTTTTCACCCTTGCGATAGAACACGAAACCAGAAAGTCCCATGTACTTCATCTTAGTTCCACCACTGTGGATCAAAGATTTAGCCAGCCGCCTCACAAAACTTCCCTCTCCCTTACACTGCGATTATTGCCCTCATGGATTAAAGAGAAACATCATTGTAGTTGTCACATGTATATCTTCTCATTCCTTTTCTCGTGCCCGAAGTCAACTATTAACCAATTAATTAGgaattctttcaatccCAAGTGGGAGGTGTCAAGTCTATTGCCCTGTCTTACAATGAGAAAGGTTTGTCCAAAGGTATTGCTACTGTTGTGTTCCGAGACAATACCCATGCTACAACTGCTGTCAAAAAGTACAATGGAGCTCCAATTGACGGTGGTGCCAACAAGCTCAGATTGGAAATGATTTTTGATCCTACCAAGAAGCCTTTGATTTCCAGAATCTCCGCTAAGTAAGTAACCCCCGCAAACGCATGCATCCATGCAAACAAAATACTAACAATTTTAGCCCCGTTGTTGAGAAACCCAGAAAATTGAATGTTCAACCAATCCAGACGATcaataagaaaaaaggCCCAAAGGCTACTTCCAAACCTGCTGCCGCCAAACCTGCTCCTTCAAAAGCCGGTCCCAAGGGAGGTAAGAAGGTGAGAAAGCCAAAGAAGacagttgaagaattggatcAGGAAATGGCTGActactttgaaaataagAATTAGCCCAACAAAATATGTACAAGTATTATATAAATGAATCTACATGGTGTGTTTTATTTAGATCCTCCAAACCAAGGAAAGAAACTAAACTTATCTCCGGACTTACGAGTCAAATAACTATCCGCAGTTCCTTGGAACTCAGACTTTCTTCCATAAGCGGTCATATCATCTTTGGACTGTGGGAATCCTGGAcgaatctttgaaatgtcaTAATCTTGCTCTCTATCTCCAAGCACAGCGTCCGGTAAATGCtggttcttctttctcagATGAATCTTGGATTTAACAAATAAAGCCGTGCCTATGGCTAATGTACTCAAAAACAAAGTCTGCTTCCAGAATTTCGCAAACGATGGAATGCCATTTCCTGTAAATGTACTCATTGAACCTATGTTTGATTAAAGTTGGTGTGAAGTCATCAAACGAGAGTAAAATCAGATACTCGTGCACCGGCCAAAATTGACTGAGCTAATCTCTGCAGGCTTGACATCCGAACACAACAAATAGGCGACAAATCTTAACTATCTAATCGTAGGCTATGGTAGAACTTTGTGGGGGTAGAGGAAGACTACAACAGCAAGACAAAACAAAAGAGTCATAGTTTGACTCTCtgcttttttcttctttctcttctttttcttcctccaTATTCGTTATTTATTTCGAACTGGAATGTCAAAAAACGCTCAGGTTGACGATCTTGCCCATGGGCTTGCAGGTGCCGGAGGGGGAATTCTCTCAATGATTATCACTTATCCCCTTCTGACCCTATCAACCCATGCccaatcttcaaaaaccCAGAAACCACTAGATGGCTCTGTAGATGAGAAGGAATTGGAGCCCAAGAAGTCTTCAACTTACGGTACTCTAAAACggattttgaaaaagcagGGAGTTCGGGGTCTCTACAACGGGCTGGAAAGTGCTATCCTTGGGATAGCAGTCAACAACTTCATTTATTACTACTTCTATGAGCTAACTGGAAACACTTTGGAAGGCTTGTCCCGTGGTAGAAAGAGAGGTTCCAGAGTTGGTGGTCTCTCTGCATTCCAAAGTATTGTTGCTGGAGCTATTGCTGGTGTGATTTCCCGTATTGCCACAAATCCTATCTGGGTAGCAAATACCAGAATGACTGTTCTTTCCAGAGAACAGAGAGATCTGAAGAGGGTAAACACATTGCAGGCAATTTTGTACATCTTCAAGACTGAGGGATTCAAAACGCTGTTCAGTGGCCTCATTCCGGCATTGTTTTTGGTCCTGAACCCGATCATTCATTACACGATTTTTGAGCAACTGAAAACACTACTGGTAAAGACAAGAAAGAGAGCGTTGACTCCCTTGGATGCTTTACTGTTGGGTgcttttggaaaacttaTTTCAACGGTGATCACCTACCCCTACGTCACCCTGAGAACTAGAATGCATTTGCAAAACGCTGAGAATGCTAGGAATTCTTCCGGTGAGAGCTCAGTCAGCAATTCCGCTGTTCTTTCGGCCACGTCAGACGAAGACTTGGGCAAAGAGGGCGACAACGAGAAAAAGATTGCCCAGGAACAACCTACCAACACTATTTGGGGCCTTTCCACGAAAATGTtaaaagaagaaggaatATCAAGTTTCTACAGTGGAATGTCTGTCAAGTTATCGCAGTCAATCTTGTCAGCTGCctttttgttctttttcaaagaagagttGGTATCAGCCAGTGATGTGGCAATTAAGGCGGTGAAAAAGGTCGACTACAAGTCTTTCTTGAATAACCCCGCTCAAGTAGTGCCTGATTTGAACCCTGCACCATCTCCCAATGCTGACGGCTCTCCAGTGGATATTTAGGTCATCTGTAACtaacttttctttcataCATGTTATTCTTATTATGTAATCTGAATCGATCCGCCGCGATCATTCTGATTCCAGTGAAATTTAACTAGGCAGCTTTTTCCACCGTTGTTTCTCTTATTTTCTTGTAACAGCTCCTAACTGGATAAATTTtagttgatgaagaatgAATCTGATACCAGTAGCTATATAAAGTCTAACACtcaaaaaaagattgacGAGCTGGTCTTTGGTTCTGTGGCTGGAGCTTTAGGAAAGGTAGTTGAGTATCCTTTGGATACAATCAAAGTTCGATTACAGTACTCCAGTGGGAAGACTCCAGAGCATCCTTCGACATGGAAGGTCATCACACAAACTTACAAGCATGAAGGTTTTTTTAACGGATTTTACAAAGGCCTGAGTTCACCTCTAATGGGAGCTGCCGCTGAATGTTCTTCTCTGTTCTTCAGTTATGAGCTGGCTCAAGACTGGGTGAAATCCTACAAACCTGAAATTACATTACTCGATAAGATCTATTGTGGTGCATTTTCGGGTGTGGTAACTTCGTTCATTCTCACCCCAATCGAACTTGTCAAATGTAAGATGCAAGTGATTAATCTTCAGATGAAATCTGAAAAACCTCCTGGAATAGCCCGATTGGTCTCTGATATTTACAAGAGCCAAGGGTTGAAAGGCTTGTGGAAAGGACAACTAAGCACAATGATAAGAGAA
This is a stretch of genomic DNA from Komagataella phaffii GS115 chromosome 3, complete sequence. It encodes these proteins:
- a CDS encoding Phenylpyruvate decarboxylase, catalyzes decarboxylation of phenylpyruvate to phenylacetaldehyde, whi, whose product is MAPVPDIAYHTLNDLDHSWSMAPSASTIPMGEYIFRRIQSLGVSSVFGVPGDFNLNLLEHLYSVEGMSWVGCANELNSAYAADGYSRASNKMGCVITTFGVGELSAINGISGAFSEYVPILHIVGTTPLSAKIAENNHTHHLVPKLSVFEPSDHFTYEKMVAPVSCHQETVVNASDAPGQIDTLIRQILKYKRPGYLFLPSDLADINVDGDFLIQRTTQQFYQSVDTNQSLTREVATKVLDKIYNCSNPAVLGDILCDRFQVTEHVRAFVKNACIKSFSTFMGKSVLDESDSRYIGTYNGVESNNEVIGYFQASDLILHIGNYYNEINSGHDTLYNNIDEEQLILMHPEYIKIGTELFRNVNFVHVLDVMLQMMDVSQIPRGISPTLSKKEINHIEHISASTPISQTHLLHKLQDFIKEDDFVVVETGSIMFGLPDLVLPKGARLFGQHFYLSIGYALPAALGVGVAMKDGNSKGRLILLEGDGSAQMTIQEFGNYVYQQITPIIFLLNNSGYTVERIIKGPQREYNDILPNWNWTEIFKTFGDRYESKSETKKIQTVEELDQVMLYTNNNNSKLKLFEVILDQMDVPWRFSYMTAASKNKAKIVG
- a CDS encoding Ornithine transporter of the mitochondrial inner membrane, exports ornithine from mitochondria as pa; this translates as MKNESDTSSYIKSNTQKKIDELVFGSVAGALGKVVEYPLDTIKVRLQYSSGKTPEHPSTWKVITQTYKHEGFFNGFYKGLSSPLMGAAAECSSLFFSYELAQDWVKSYKPEITLLDKIYCGAFSGVVTSFILTPIELVKCKMQVINLQMKSEKPPGIARLVSDIYKSQGLKGLWKGQLSTMIRETGGTALWFGAYEYVLILFNGGISKDAKSNGTSLQYIIAGGVAGAVYNASFYPVDTIKSMIQTEQSHHQQVKTADIILRLWRSRGFRGFYSGLGITLLKSVPANGIVFFTHQTLKNNFS
- a CDS encoding Nuclear protein that binds to RNA and to Mex67p, required for export of poly(A)+ mRNA from the nucle, producing MASLDKSLDEIISSNKKPVVRSKKAPAPKASKVAKVSKKQVARNNIPKASVPKTPGSSDYIDPSYATKVIVYNLPHDIKQNAVKEFFQSQVGGVKSIALSYNEKGLSKGIATVVFRDNTHATTAVKKYNGAPIDGGANKLRLEMIFDPTKKPLISRISANPVVEKPRKLNVQPIQTINKKKGPKATSKPAAAKPAPSKAGPKGGKKVRKPKKTVEELDQEMADYFENKN
- a CDS encoding Mitochondrial NAD+ transporter, involved in the transport of NAD+ into the mitochondria (see also YE; translation: MSKNAQVDDLAHGLAGAGGGILSMIITYPLLTLSTHAQSSKTQKPLDGSVDEKELEPKKSSTYGTLKRILKKQGVRGLYNGLESAILGIAVNNFIYYYFYELTGNTLEGLSRGRKRGSRVGGLSAFQSIVAGAIAGVISRIATNPIWVANTRMTVLSREQRDLKRVNTLQAILYIFKTEGFKTLFSGLIPALFLVLNPIIHYTIFEQLKTLLVKTRKRALTPLDALLLGAFGKLISTVITYPYVTLRTRMHLQNAENARNSSGESSVSNSAVLSATSDEDLGKEGDNEKKIAQEQPTNTIWGLSTKMLKEEGISSFYSGMSVKLSQSILSAAFLFFFKEELVSASDVAIKAVKKVDYKSFLNNPAQVVPDLNPAPSPNADGSPVDI